A single region of the Biomaibacter acetigenes genome encodes:
- a CDS encoding site-specific DNA-methyltransferase, with amino-acid sequence MNGKQKLELTWIGKYDEIKVEPRILLEDKSKGYGDPNTENMLIHGDNLLALKALEQDFAGKIKCIYIDPPYNTGNAFDHYDDNLEHSIWLNLMKPRLEIIYNLLADNGSLWISIDDDECHYLKVLCDEIFGRRNFVANVIWEKKYSPQNDAKWLSDSHDHILIYAKNKDVWRPNLLPRTAEMDNRYKNPDNDPRGPWKSSDLSVKTPNPRDIYPITTPSGRIVMPPESRSWVVSKERFEELLKDNRIWFGQNGNNVPSLKRFLSEVQEGIVSKTIWFRSEVGDNQEAKREVKAFNNDDVFTTPKPERLIQRILTLASNPGDWVLDSFLGSGTTAAVAHKMGRRWIGIELGDHCYTHCLPRLKAVVDGEQGGISKAVNWKGGGGFRFFELAPSLLKKDKYGNWVIDERYNADMLAAAMAKHQGFTYAPDSEVFWKQGYSYEKDYIFTTTQFVTLEYLDLIHQEMAEDESLLICCKAFQDGADQRYDNINVRKIPQVLLNKCDFGVESYSLNIVGLPEIDEEADDHE; translated from the coding sequence ATGAACGGAAAGCAAAAATTGGAACTGACCTGGATAGGGAAATATGATGAGATAAAGGTGGAACCAAGGATACTTTTAGAGGACAAGTCAAAAGGTTACGGCGACCCGAATACGGAGAACATGCTTATTCATGGGGATAACCTGCTTGCCCTGAAGGCTCTTGAGCAGGATTTTGCCGGTAAAATAAAATGTATATATATCGACCCGCCATATAATACGGGAAACGCCTTTGATCATTATGATGACAACTTGGAGCATTCAATTTGGCTGAATCTGATGAAACCGAGATTGGAGATTATTTATAATCTACTTGCGGATAACGGCAGCTTGTGGATATCCATTGATGACGACGAGTGCCATTATCTTAAAGTGCTTTGCGATGAAATATTCGGAAGGAGAAATTTTGTAGCAAATGTAATTTGGGAAAAAAAGTATTCCCCTCAGAATGATGCAAAATGGCTTTCGGATAGCCATGATCATATTTTGATTTACGCGAAAAATAAGGATGTATGGCGTCCTAACCTATTGCCGAGAACTGCCGAAATGGACAATAGATATAAAAACCCTGACAATGATCCAAGAGGGCCTTGGAAGTCGAGTGATTTATCTGTAAAAACGCCCAACCCACGTGATATTTATCCGATTACTACACCATCAGGAAGGATAGTAATGCCTCCTGAAAGTAGAAGCTGGGTTGTATCAAAGGAACGTTTTGAAGAATTGCTTAAAGATAATAGAATATGGTTTGGCCAAAATGGTAATAACGTACCTTCCCTAAAACGATTTTTATCTGAAGTTCAAGAAGGGATAGTATCAAAAACTATATGGTTCCGTTCTGAAGTTGGCGACAATCAAGAGGCAAAACGTGAGGTAAAAGCTTTTAACAATGACGACGTTTTTACAACTCCTAAACCCGAACGTCTTATCCAGCGTATTCTCACACTGGCCTCCAATCCCGGGGACTGGGTTCTTGACTCCTTCCTCGGTTCCGGTACCACCGCTGCTGTTGCCCACAAAATGGGTCGACGGTGGATAGGCATTGAGCTTGGCGACCACTGTTACACGCACTGTCTGCCCCGGCTTAAAGCGGTTGTGGACGGGGAACAGGGCGGCATATCCAAAGCCGTCAACTGGAAGGGCGGCGGGGGTTTCCGTTTCTTTGAACTTGCCCCGTCCCTGCTGAAAAAAGATAAATACGGCAACTGGGTTATCGATGAACGTTATAATGCCGATATGCTTGCGGCGGCCATGGCCAAACATCAGGGCTTTACTTATGCGCCTGATAGTGAAGTGTTCTGGAAACAGGGTTATTCTTACGAAAAGGATTATATTTTCACAACCACGCAATTTGTAACCCTGGAATACCTTGACCTCATCCACCAGGAGATGGCAGAGGATGAGTCGCTGTTAATCTGCTGCAAGGCATTTCAGGACGGAGCCGACCAGCGCTACGACAACATCAATGTCAGGAAAATTCCTCAGGTTCTCTTAAATAAATGTGATTTCGGCGTTGAGAGTTATAGTCTGAACATAGTCGGTCTTCCCGAAATAGACGAGGAGGCGGATGATCATGAATAA
- a CDS encoding DEAD/DEAH box helicase yields MNKNTRYITNRLKLREPQAESLELFEQLCDRLELKKDINLEIEAAKVHYLCPTFKSFERDFPSICFALATGVGKTRLMGAFIAYLYYEKGIKNFFVMAPNLTIYNKLIKDFGDINNPKYVFRGLDAFVTPPRIIHGENYEYYRQQELGTSGITINVFNISKLNAETRSGREPRMKRLNEVLGDSYFNYLVELPDLVLLMDESHHYRADRGMAVINELKPVLGIEVTATPQVERSGRSIKFENVVYEYSLAHALEDGKFVKVPAVATRKNFDPEQYSDDELDRIKLIDGVRIHIETQAELEKYARENGRKIIKPFVLVVAKDTNHSGKLKDFICSDAFFKGYYKDKVLEIHSNQTGAEKDENIEQLLSLEEPDNKIEIVIHVNMLKEGWDVTNLYTIIPLRRSASETLTEQTIGRGLRLPYGERTGVDAVDRLNIVHHDKYDAIINAANDPNSIIRKLNIIEVDDSTTQDRKTIVELPSRVEETIGGYSFMEQIKLGIPDDAVPTDERKSEVAKTIAQTAYKTVMELNKHVKTFSDVKKPEYRNLIVAAVVQKTKESFPTVDFNDEVKKCIEKAVEEVTQLVTNIVIPVPRATVQQVLEIKEGYYDFDLDTRNLNYRPSDDTIIIKDLKDGKIAVINSDGSIGKEDTPENMIVQEIVMTKSDVDYEKNADLLFKLVGQAKAKFATYLNQDEIKKVMVTRKRDIAEFIYLQMREHFYKEETRFEASDMLPFTKIEVGFGEKYSADELYDFRTYVPAGEIRSRVFKGFKKSCHSLYKFDSSTEKQFAVILEDDDSVEKWMRPAKKQFNIWWDKYSRQQYEPDFVVETADCIYMIEIKMSGEIESEVVQLKAQAGKKYCAAATEFNAKHGGKPWKYLLIPHDVVKEGVFFNWLAKQFEV; encoded by the coding sequence ATGAATAAAAATACCCGCTATATCACCAACCGTCTGAAACTGCGCGAGCCCCAGGCCGAAAGTCTGGAGTTGTTTGAGCAACTATGTGACCGGCTGGAACTTAAAAAGGATATAAACCTTGAGATTGAGGCTGCTAAAGTCCATTATTTATGTCCTACTTTCAAGAGCTTTGAGCGTGATTTTCCGTCTATTTGCTTTGCGCTCGCCACCGGTGTGGGCAAAACAAGACTGATGGGTGCTTTTATTGCCTATCTTTATTATGAAAAAGGGATTAAAAACTTTTTTGTTATGGCGCCGAATCTTACTATTTACAACAAGCTTATTAAAGATTTTGGGGATATAAATAACCCGAAGTATGTTTTTCGTGGGCTGGATGCTTTTGTTACACCGCCCCGGATCATCCATGGCGAGAACTATGAATATTACCGCCAACAGGAATTGGGAACCAGTGGGATAACCATTAATGTCTTCAATATATCCAAACTCAATGCCGAAACCCGCAGCGGCAGGGAGCCGCGCATGAAGCGCCTTAACGAAGTGCTGGGGGACTCGTACTTTAACTATCTGGTCGAATTACCCGACCTTGTTCTGCTGATGGATGAGTCCCATCATTACCGCGCCGACCGGGGCATGGCGGTTATCAATGAATTGAAGCCGGTGCTCGGCATTGAAGTTACCGCTACTCCACAGGTTGAGAGGAGCGGCAGGAGTATTAAGTTCGAAAACGTTGTGTACGAATACTCTCTTGCTCACGCCCTGGAGGACGGAAAATTTGTCAAAGTGCCTGCAGTCGCTACCCGTAAAAACTTTGACCCGGAACAGTATTCTGACGATGAACTTGACCGTATTAAACTGATTGACGGTGTGAGGATACATATTGAGACCCAGGCCGAGCTCGAAAAATACGCCCGGGAAAACGGCAGGAAAATCATCAAGCCTTTTGTGTTGGTCGTTGCCAAGGATACTAATCATTCGGGCAAACTCAAAGATTTTATCTGTTCCGATGCCTTTTTTAAGGGATATTACAAGGATAAGGTATTGGAAATCCACTCCAACCAGACCGGAGCAGAAAAAGACGAGAATATAGAACAGTTGCTTTCGCTGGAAGAACCGGATAACAAAATTGAGATAGTTATTCACGTCAATATGCTGAAAGAGGGTTGGGACGTAACCAACCTTTATACCATCATTCCTTTACGCCGTTCCGCTTCGGAAACTTTAACCGAGCAGACTATCGGCAGGGGGCTACGTTTGCCATACGGTGAGCGTACAGGCGTGGATGCGGTGGACCGCCTGAATATTGTGCACCATGACAAATACGATGCTATTATCAATGCTGCTAATGATCCTAATTCCATTATCCGCAAATTAAATATTATTGAAGTAGATGATTCTACAACTCAAGACCGCAAAACAATTGTAGAATTGCCTTCAAGGGTAGAGGAAACCATAGGCGGCTATTCTTTTATGGAACAGATTAAACTTGGCATTCCGGATGACGCCGTGCCGACAGATGAACGAAAAAGCGAAGTTGCCAAAACTATTGCTCAGACTGCTTATAAAACGGTTATGGAATTGAACAAGCATGTCAAAACCTTTAGCGATGTCAAAAAACCGGAATACCGGAATTTAATCGTGGCAGCCGTTGTTCAGAAGACGAAGGAGTCGTTTCCCACAGTTGATTTCAATGATGAAGTAAAAAAGTGTATTGAAAAAGCTGTTGAGGAAGTTACACAGCTTGTGACTAATATCGTCATCCCTGTGCCGCGCGCTACTGTCCAGCAGGTGTTGGAGATTAAAGAAGGTTATTATGACTTCGACCTTGATACCAGAAACTTGAATTACCGTCCTTCTGACGACACTATCATTATAAAGGACTTAAAAGACGGAAAAATTGCCGTAATTAATTCCGATGGCAGCATAGGAAAAGAAGATACGCCCGAAAACATGATTGTGCAGGAAATCGTAATGACAAAGTCTGATGTTGACTACGAAAAGAATGCCGATTTATTGTTTAAGCTGGTCGGACAGGCAAAGGCCAAGTTTGCTACATATTTAAACCAGGATGAGATTAAAAAGGTTATGGTTACGAGAAAGCGAGACATTGCAGAATTTATTTACCTGCAGATGAGGGAGCATTTCTACAAGGAAGAAACCAGGTTTGAGGCATCCGACATGCTTCCGTTTACTAAAATTGAAGTCGGCTTCGGGGAAAAATATTCTGCCGATGAACTGTATGATTTCAGGACATATGTCCCGGCTGGAGAAATAAGGAGCAGAGTATTCAAGGGCTTTAAGAAGAGCTGTCATTCCCTTTACAAATTTGACAGCAGTACTGAAAAACAATTTGCTGTTATTTTGGAAGATGACGATTCGGTTGAAAAGTGGATGCGTCCGGCGAAAAAGCAGTTTAACATCTGGTGGGATAAATACAGCCGTCAGCAATATGAGCCTGATTTTGTAGTCGAAACCGCAGACTGCATTTACATGATAGAGATCAAAATGAGCGGTGAGATTGAGAGTGAAGTAGTACAGTTAAAAGCCCAAGCGGGCAAAAAATACTGTGCTGCGGCGACAGAGTTTAATGCTAAGCATGGCGGCAAGCCATGGAAATATCTGCTTATTCCGCATGATGTTGTTAAAGAAGGTGTCTTCTTTAACTGGCTGGCTAAACAGTTTGAAGTGTAA
- a CDS encoding DUF4268 domain-containing protein codes for MYLIDKKNNRISKIEEKTFSELGFKEREHLQEWLANEPAIFGEDLLIIQKEFDGFSDTKERLDLLALDKDGNLVIIENKLDDSGRDVTWQALKYASYCSSLSKEEIRVIFQDYLTSCGSGETAEEKLCEFYGKEYDEISLNKGTGQRIILVAAKFRKEVTSTVLWLMNYNIRIQCFRVTPYKKDDKLFLDIEQIIPMKDAEDYVIKMAEKAQDDIMIENKLKSSDALRLEFWTALLKEMAKKSDLFKNISPKKDNWINAGSGISGVPFTFAISKAYARVELYIDTGDKTENKKLFDYLHQSKEAIETAFEEALTWERLDDKRASRISSSIDKNSYDRENWDFIIPELTERMVRFEKALRDYLKKYKK; via the coding sequence ATGTACCTTATCGATAAGAAAAACAACCGGATTTCCAAAATTGAAGAAAAAACCTTTTCAGAACTCGGATTTAAAGAGAGGGAACATCTGCAGGAGTGGCTGGCAAATGAACCAGCAATATTTGGGGAAGATTTGCTCATAATTCAAAAAGAATTTGACGGCTTTTCTGATACAAAGGAACGGCTTGACCTTTTAGCTCTGGATAAAGACGGCAACCTGGTGATTATTGAAAACAAGCTGGACGATTCCGGTCGGGATGTAACCTGGCAGGCGTTGAAATATGCATCTTATTGTTCCAGCTTATCCAAGGAAGAAATCAGAGTTATATTTCAGGACTACCTTACCAGTTGCGGAAGCGGAGAAACAGCGGAAGAAAAGCTTTGTGAATTTTATGGAAAGGAATACGATGAAATATCACTGAACAAAGGTACTGGACAACGAATTATTCTGGTTGCTGCTAAATTCAGGAAAGAGGTTACTTCCACTGTTTTATGGCTTATGAACTATAATATCCGTATCCAGTGTTTTCGTGTGACTCCTTATAAAAAAGATGACAAGTTGTTCCTTGATATTGAACAGATTATTCCAATGAAGGACGCTGAGGATTATGTGATTAAAATGGCCGAAAAAGCCCAGGATGATATCATGATTGAGAATAAATTAAAAAGTTCCGATGCGTTACGCTTAGAGTTCTGGACTGCTTTGCTCAAAGAGATGGCGAAGAAAAGTGACTTATTTAAGAATATCAGCCCCAAAAAAGATAATTGGATAAATGCAGGTTCAGGCATATCAGGAGTACCTTTCACATTCGCTATTTCAAAAGCGTATGCAAGAGTGGAACTTTACATAGATACAGGTGATAAAACTGAGAATAAGAAGCTGTTCGATTATTTACACCAAAGCAAAGAGGCTATCGAGACAGCTTTTGAAGAAGCATTGACCTGGGAACGGTTGGATGATAAAAGGGCAAGCCGGATAAGCTCCAGTATTGACAAAAACTCTTATGACAGGGAGAATTGGGATTTTATCATACCAGAACTAACGGAACGGATGGTGCGTTTTGAAAAGGCTCTGAGGGATTATCTGAAGAAATATAAGAAGTAA
- a CDS encoding DUF6884 domain-containing protein: protein MRIALISCTSRKKAYKCPARDLYSESPRFRLAYALAKLVADNIFILSAKYGLVPEHMIIEPYNETLKEKSAQERREWGDMVLNELRKVSDLKRDEFIVLAGEVYQENLLPHLIHFWLPLKGKRQGEWIPELERLISLEKETEKVDVLHMIFNGLPRLDWTMIHRIPYRNGIYIMFEKGESYHGMDRIVRVGTHRGQDRLKKRLRDHFVKEDADGSIFRKNIGRAFLNMTSDPYLQVWEIDMHNSKNDRNYGHLINEELETELEAKISQYLRDNITFVCFPVDEEVERLRLEEGIIATLNRNPSFGPSNNWLGLKSPVPEIASSGLWNRQGLEGQPLSAEELGRVKWLARFGNDSYRNNTGSRARVQRAVNRVRTVGKPPDSGRKTADDVRQYIDKLFQEAKMRGEDYIDLVSGDIHKQLGMKNRMPQVCRIMYEKMIPGDEVLHTTPSGKSSTIKIRYNLSRGEWLCETNNE from the coding sequence TTGAGAATTGCTTTGATTTCATGCACCAGCAGAAAAAAAGCATATAAATGCCCGGCAAGAGACTTATATTCAGAAAGCCCGCGGTTTCGGTTGGCATATGCTTTGGCAAAGCTTGTTGCAGATAATATATTTATTCTTTCCGCAAAGTATGGCTTAGTGCCGGAGCATATGATTATTGAACCTTATAACGAAACCTTAAAAGAGAAAAGTGCCCAGGAACGTCGGGAATGGGGAGACATGGTACTAAACGAATTACGAAAAGTTTCCGACTTAAAACGCGATGAGTTTATTGTTTTGGCCGGCGAAGTTTATCAAGAAAATCTGCTGCCCCATTTGATTCATTTTTGGCTTCCTCTCAAAGGCAAGAGGCAAGGAGAATGGATTCCGGAGTTGGAGAGATTGATTAGCCTAGAAAAAGAAACAGAAAAAGTAGACGTTCTTCACATGATCTTCAATGGTCTACCACGACTTGATTGGACAATGATACACCGGATTCCCTATCGAAATGGGATATATATCATGTTTGAAAAGGGTGAAAGCTACCATGGCATGGACAGGATAGTTCGCGTAGGTACCCACCGAGGTCAAGACCGTTTGAAGAAAAGGTTAAGAGACCATTTTGTGAAAGAAGACGCTGATGGCAGTATTTTCCGTAAAAACATCGGTCGTGCTTTTTTGAATATGACTTCGGATCCATATTTACAAGTGTGGGAAATTGATATGCACAATTCTAAAAATGATAGAAACTATGGACACTTAATAAATGAAGAGCTTGAAACTGAACTTGAGGCAAAAATTAGCCAGTATTTAAGGGACAACATCACTTTTGTTTGTTTTCCGGTGGATGAAGAAGTGGAAAGGCTAAGGTTGGAAGAAGGTATTATTGCAACGCTTAACAGGAACCCATCGTTTGGTCCGAGTAACAATTGGCTGGGCTTGAAGAGCCCTGTGCCGGAGATTGCGAGTAGTGGTCTTTGGAATAGACAGGGTTTGGAGGGACAACCATTATCAGCTGAGGAATTAGGGCGAGTTAAGTGGCTTGCCAGATTTGGAAACGATAGTTACAGAAACAATACGGGGAGTAGGGCACGAGTACAAAGAGCGGTGAATCGTGTCAGAACGGTTGGAAAACCTCCTGATTCGGGGCGGAAAACGGCTGATGATGTAAGGCAGTACATAGATAAATTGTTTCAAGAAGCAAAGATGAGAGGCGAAGATTATATTGATTTGGTTTCAGGGGATATTCATAAGCAGTTGGGTATGAAAAACAGGATGCCGCAGGTGTGTAGAATTATGTATGAGAAAATGATACCAGGTGATGAAGTTTTACATACAACCCCGAGTGGTAAGAGTTCGACTATAAAAATCAGGTATAACTTAAGTAGAGGGGAGTGGTTATGTGAAACAAATAATGAATGA